A single genomic interval of Bos taurus isolate L1 Dominette 01449 registration number 42190680 breed Hereford chromosome 6, ARS-UCD2.0, whole genome shotgun sequence harbors:
- the DSPP gene encoding dentin sialophosphoprotein: protein MKIIVYFCIWAVAWAIPVPQIKPLERHAVDKSVNVNLLAKSKVPIQDALNDNNTTKESGGLMHENERGRQQDIQDGYKGDRNGSEWAELGGKSSSTGSMLANEKGNTEDLKGGTGKPETYDHDGMQGQEESITANGLRGQVSIVHDAGVANGSHIDGIAENNSQNAGVGNTSQSEDATVVQEDGHQVAGSSNSTGQEAEINGDSCRNGADTSETTPQREDERNGNEEVGVLPVGSGAGNGEDVGLDNFEGSPSGNGADEDEDKGSGDGEGEEIGNGEKGSDTSKGQEGQSHGEEDDEDNSLGQNSVSSEDDGPGDKEDSHVIDGDNISKSEEDSAGIPEDNGSQKTEDTQKPSHRENKAVENRLTEKSQPTAIGKNQDKGMEMESPSSGHRNNVTKEAGKVNEDKESKGQHGMIVGKGNVKTQGEIDIIQGAGQKLESGNKLGPSQVHSDSNSDGHDSYEFDDESMQGDDPNSSDESNGSDDANSEGDNNHSSRGDASYNSDESNDNGNDSGSKGDDDGSDNTSDANDNGSDGNDDNGGDDSGKSGNSKDKSDSSDSSDSSDSDSSDSSESDSKSDSDSSDSSDSDSKSDNDSSDSSDSDSKSDSDSSDSSDSKSDSSDSSDSDSSDSSDSKSDSSDSSDSSDSDSSDSSDSSDSSDSSDSDSKSDSDSSDSSDSKSDSSDSSDSDSSDSSDSKSDSSDSSDSSDSDSSDSSDSSDSDSSDSSDSDSKSDSDSSDSSDSKSDSSDSSDSDSSDSKSDSSDSSDSDSKSDSDSSDSSDSKSDSSDSSDSSDSDSSDSSDSSDSSDSKSDSSDSSDSSDSDSSDSDSSDSSDSSDSDSKSDSDSSDSSDSKSDSSDSSDSSNSSDSSDSSDSSDSSDSSDSSDSKSDSSDSSDSSDSSNSSDSDSKSDSDSSDSSDSSDSSDSSDSKSDSSDSSDSDSSDSSDSSDSSDSSNSSDSDSKSDSDSSNSSDSSDSSDSKSDSSDSSDSSDSKSDSSDSSDSDSKSDSDSSDSSDSSDSDSSDSSDSSDSDSSDSSDSDSKSDSDSSDSSNSSDSSDSSDSDTKSDSDSSDSSDSDSSDSSDSSDSSDSSDSSDSDSSNSSDSDSKSDSDSSDSSDSDSSDSSDSDSSDSSDSDSSDSSDSNDSNTKSDSDSSDSSDSSDSKSKSGNGNHNGGSSDSDSDSEGSDSNHSTSDD, encoded by the exons GTTCCTCAAATCAAGCCGTTGGAGAGACATGCTGTTGACAAATCGGTGAACGTAAATCTTCTAGCAAAATCAAAAGTGCCAATACAG GATGCATTAAATGACAATAATACCACTAAAGAAAGTGGTGGcctcatgcatgaaaatgaaCGAGGAAGGCAACAGGATATCCAAGATGGTTACAAAGGAGACAGAAATGGTTCTGagtgggcagagctgggagggaaAAGTTCTTCTACAGGTTCCATGTTAGCAAACGAAAAGGGGAATACAGAGGATCTAAAGGGGGGCACAGGAAAACCAGAAACATATGACCATGATGGGATGCAAGGACAAGAAGAGAGCATCACTGCAAATGGCCTCAGGGGACAAGTAAGCATCGTCCACGATGCTGGAGTGGCAAATGGGAGCCATATTGATGGGATTGCTGAGAACAATTCCCAAAACGCAGGTGTTGGAAATACAAGTCAAAGTGAGGACGCCACTGTTGTCCAAGAAGATGGACATCAAGTAGCTGGAAGCAGTAACAGTACAGGTCAGGAGGCTGAAATCAATGGGGATTCCTGTAGAAATGGGGCTGACACAAGTGAAACAACACCTCAGAGAGAAGACGAGAGAAATGGGAATGAGGAGGTAGGGGTATTGCCAGTGGGGAGTGGAGCTGGAAATGGAGAAGATGTTGGTTTGGATAATTTTGAAGGAAGTCCTAGTGGGAATGGAGCAGATGAAGATGAAGACAAGGGCTCTGGTGATGGTGAAGGTGAAGAAATAGGGAATGGAGAAAAGGGTAGTGATACCAGCAAGGGCCAGGAGGGTCAATCTCACGGAGAAGAGGATGATGAGGACAATAGCTTAGGTCAAAATTCAGTTAGTAGTGAAGATGATGGCCCAGGGGACAAAGAAGACTCCCATGTCATTGATGGAGACAACATTTCCAAGAGTGAGGAAGATTCTGCAGGTATTCCAGAAGACAATGGTAGCCAGAAAACAGAGGACACTCAAAAACCCAGTCACAGAGAGAACAAAGCTGTGGAAAATAGACTCACTGAAAAGTCACAGCCAACTGCTATTGGGAAGAACCAAGATAAG GGAATGGAAATGGAAAgtcccagcagtggccacagaaacAATGTTACCAAAGAAGCTGGGAAAGTGAATGAAGATAAAGAGAGTAAAGGCCAACATGGAATGATTGTGGGCAAAGGAAATGTCAAGACGCAAGGAGAGATTGACATTATACAAGGAGCTGGCCAGAAACTGGAGTCTGGAAACAAGCTTGGACCCAGCCAAGTACATAGTGACAGTAACAGTGATGGGCATGACAGCTATGAATTTGACGATGAATCCATGCAAGGAGATGATCCCAACAGCAGTGATGAGTCTAATGGCAGTGATGATGCCAATTCTGAAGGTGATAATAATCACAGTAGCCGAGGAGATGCTTCTTATAACTCTGATGAATCAAATGACAATGGCAATGACAGTGGCTCAAAAGGAGATGATGATGGTAGTGATAACACATCAGATGCTAATGATAATGGTAGTGATGGCAATGATGACAATGGAGGTGATGACAGTGGCAAATCAGGCAACAGCAAAGATAAATCAGACAGCAGTGACAGCAGTGACAGTAGTGACAGTGACAGCAGTGACAGCAGTGAAAGTGACAGTAAATCAGACAGTGACAGTAGTGACAGCAGTGACAGTGACAGTAAATCAGACAACGACAGTAGTGACAGCAGTGACAGTGACAGTAAATCAGATAGTGACAGTAGTGATAGCAGTGACAGCAAATCAGACAGTAGTGACAGCAGTGACAGTGACAGCAGTGACAGCAGTGACAGCAAATCAGACAGTAGTGACAGCAGTGACAGCAGCGATAGTGACAGCAGTGACAGCAGTGATAGTAGTGACAGCAGTGACAGCAGTGACAGTGACAGTAAATCAGATAGTGACAGTAGTGATAGCAGTGATAGCAAATCAGACAGTAGTGACAGCAGTGACAGTGACAGCAGTGACAGCAGTGATAGCAAATCAGACAGTAGTGACAGCAGTGACAGCAGCGATAGTGACAGCAGTGACAGCAGTGACAGTAGTGACAGTGACAGCAGTGACAGCAGTGACAGTGACAGTAAATCAGATAGTGACAGCAGTGACAGCAGTGATAGCAAATCAGACAGTAGTGACAGCAGTGACAGTGACAGCAGTGATAGCAAATCAGACAGTAGTGATAGCAGTGACAGTGATAGTAAATCAGACAGTGACAGCAGTGACAGCAGTGATAGCAAATCAGACAGTAGTGACAGCAGTGACAGCAGCGATAGTGACAGCAGTGACAGCAGTGATAGTAGTGACAGCAGTGACAGCAAATCAGACAGTAGTGACAGTAGTGACAGCAGTGATAGTGACAGCAGTGATAGTGACAGCAGTGATAGTAGTGACAGCAGTGACAGTGACAGTAAATCAGACAGTGACAGCAGCGACAGTAGTGATAGCAAATCAGACAGCAGTGACAGCAGTGACAGTAGTAACAGCAGTGATAGTAGCGACAGCAGTGACAGTAGCGACAGCAGTGACAGCAGTGATAGCAGTGACAGCAAATCAGACAGTAGTGACAGTAGTGACAGCAGTGACAGTAGCAATAGCAGCGACAGTGACAGTAAATCAGACAGTGACAGTAGTGACAGCAGTGACAGCAGCGATAGTAGTGACAGCAGTGACAGCAAGTCAGACAGTAGTGACAGCAGTGATAGTGACAGCAGTGACAGCAGTGATAGTAGTGACAGCAGTGACAGCAGCAATAGCAGCGACAGTGACAGTAAATCAGACAGTGACAGTAGTAACAGCAGTGATAGTAGCGACAGTAGTGACAGCAAGTCAGACAGCAGTGACAGCAGTGACAGCAGTGATAGCAAATCAGACAGTAGTGACAGCAGTGATAGTGACAGTAAATCAGACAGTGACAGCAGCGACAGCAGTGACAGCAGTGACAGTGACAGTAGTGACAGCAGTGACAGCAGTGATAGTGACAGCAGCGATAGCAGTGATAGTGACAGTAAGTCAGACAGTGACAGCAGcgacagcagcaacagcagtgataGCAGTGACAGCAGTGATAGCGACACTAAATCTGACAGTGACAGCAGCGACAGCAGTGACAGTGACAGTAGTGACAGCAGTGACAGTAGTGACAGCAGTGACAGCAGTGACAGCAGCGATAGTGACAGCAGCAATAGCAGTGATAGTGACAGTAAGTCAGACAGTGACAGCAGCGACAGCAGCGACAGTGACAGTAGTGACAGCAGCGATAGTGACAGCAGTGACAGCAGTGACAGTGACAGCAGTGACAGCAGTGACAGCAATGATAGCAACACTAAATCCGACAGTGACAGCAGTGACAGCAGCGACAGCAGTGACAGCAAGAGCAAGTCTGGTAATGGCAACCACAATGGAGGTAGCAGCGACAGTGACAGTGACAGTGAAGGCAGTGACAGTAATCACTCAACAAGTGATGATTAG